One window of the Lysobacter sp. S4-A87 genome contains the following:
- a CDS encoding YetF domain-containing protein, whose translation MFELSMPWWEFVFRAVVVYVVLLAMIRMSGKRTMGQFTAFDMLLIVLLGNAVQNALLGKDTSMTGGLLLAATLIILNWLVGFVTSRSKTAERILEGEPVVLARNGHVYRDVLRRELVSRDDLAKAMREAGCSDIEHVRLALLETDGHITIMSANPENGDSNVP comes from the coding sequence ATGTTCGAGCTGTCGATGCCGTGGTGGGAGTTCGTCTTTCGTGCGGTCGTGGTCTACGTGGTGCTGCTGGCGATGATCCGCATGTCGGGCAAGCGCACGATGGGGCAGTTCACTGCGTTCGACATGCTGCTGATCGTGCTGCTCGGCAATGCCGTGCAGAACGCGCTGCTCGGCAAGGACACGTCGATGACCGGTGGGCTGCTGCTCGCGGCCACGCTGATCATCCTCAACTGGCTGGTCGGTTTCGTCACCTCGCGCAGCAAGACCGCCGAACGCATCCTCGAGGGCGAACCGGTGGTGCTGGCGCGCAACGGCCACGTCTATCGCGACGTGCTCAGGCGCGAACTCGTCAGTCGCGACGATCTCGCCAAGGCCATGCGCGAGGCCGGATGCAGCGACATCGAGCACGTAAGGCTGGCACTGCTGGAAACCGACGGCCACATCACGATCATGTCGGCCAACCCGGAAAACGGCGACAGCAACGTCCCCTGA
- the hemF gene encoding oxygen-dependent coproporphyrinogen oxidase, giving the protein MTEPAPGFDAVRDYLTGLQDRICAAVEAVDGSARFSQDLWQRAEGGGGRTRILRDGGVFEQAGIGFSDVSGTKLPPSATAARPELAGASWRAVGVSQVFHPRNPYLPTTHANVRHFRAIRDGETVAWWFGGGFDLTPFYPFDADVLHWHRTARDLCEPFGGQQRYDKHKHWCDEYFFLKHRAETRGVGGLFFDDLHEDADQDFAYMRAVGDGFLDAYMPIVERRRDTPHGDRERQFQLYRRGRYVEFNLVFDRGTLFGLQSGGRTESILMSLPPLVRWEYGFTPEDGSAEARLADYLRPRDWLRELVG; this is encoded by the coding sequence ATGACCGAGCCAGCCCCCGGCTTCGATGCCGTCCGCGACTACCTCACCGGCCTGCAGGACCGCATCTGTGCGGCCGTCGAAGCGGTGGACGGCAGCGCGCGCTTCAGCCAGGACCTCTGGCAGCGCGCCGAAGGCGGTGGCGGACGCACCCGCATCCTTCGCGACGGCGGCGTGTTCGAACAGGCCGGCATCGGCTTCTCGGACGTGTCCGGAACCAAACTGCCGCCGTCGGCCACGGCCGCGCGACCGGAGCTTGCCGGTGCGTCGTGGCGCGCGGTGGGCGTGTCGCAGGTGTTCCATCCGCGCAATCCGTACCTGCCGACCACGCACGCCAACGTCCGCCACTTCCGCGCCATCCGCGATGGCGAAACGGTAGCGTGGTGGTTCGGCGGCGGCTTCGACCTGACGCCGTTCTATCCGTTCGACGCCGACGTGCTGCACTGGCACCGCACCGCGCGCGACCTGTGCGAACCGTTCGGCGGGCAGCAGCGCTACGACAAGCACAAGCACTGGTGCGACGAGTACTTCTTCCTCAAGCACCGCGCCGAGACGCGCGGTGTCGGCGGCCTGTTCTTCGACGACCTGCATGAGGACGCCGACCAGGACTTCGCCTACATGCGCGCAGTCGGCGATGGCTTCCTCGATGCCTACATGCCGATCGTCGAACGACGCCGCGACACACCCCATGGCGATCGCGAGCGCCAGTTCCAGCTGTACCGGCGCGGACGCTATGTCGAGTTCAACCTGGTGTTCGACCGCGGCACGCTGTTCGGGCTGCAATCGGGCGGCCGCACCGAATCGATCCTGATGAGCCTGCCGCCGCTGGTGCGCTGGGAGTACGGCTTCACGCCGGAAGATGGCAGTGCCGAGGCGCGCCTGGCCGATTACCTGCGGCCGCGTGACTGGCTGAGGGAACTGGTGGGTTGA